Part of the Tamandua tetradactyla isolate mTamTet1 chromosome 11, mTamTet1.pri, whole genome shotgun sequence genome, GGAAGTTGTGGTCCAGGTGGAAGTGGAGGTCGTATTTCAAATGGCGGTTCCGGTCCAGGTGGAGGTACAGCTgaaagtcgtggtccaggtggaggtggaggtggtgttccacctggaggttgtggtccaggtggaggtgtgGTTGcaagtcgtggtccaggtggaggtggaggtcgtgttcCAAATGGAGGTtctggtccaggtggaggtgtgGTTGAAAGTCGTGGTTCAGGTGGAGGTAGATGTGGtgttccacctggaggttgtggtccaTGTGGAGGTGTGGTTGcaagtcgtggtccaggtggaggtagatgtggtgttccacctggaggttgtggtccaggtggaggtggaggtcgtaTTCCACACAGtggttgtggtccaggtggaggtggaggtggtgatccacctggaggttgtggtgcaggtggaggtggaactggaagtcgtggtccaggtggaggtgaacCTGGAAGTTGTGGTCCAGGTGGAAGTGGAGGTCGTATTCCAAATGGCAGTTCCGGTCCAGGTGGAGGTACAGCTgaaagtcgtggtccaggtggaggtggaggtggtgttccatctggaggttgtggtccaggtggagaTGTGGTTGTAAGTCGTGGCCCAGGTGGAGGTAGATGTGGtgttccacctggaggttgtggtccaggtggaggtggaggtcgtaTTCCACACAGtggttgtggtccaggtggaggtggaggtggtgttccacctggaggttgtggtgcaggtggaggtggaactggaagtcgtggtccaggtggaggtgaacCTGGAAGTTGTGGTCCAGGTGGAAGTGGAGGTCGTATTCCAAATGGCAGTTCCGGTCCAGGTGGAGGTACAGCTgaaagtcgtggtccaggtggaggtggaggtggtgttccacctggaggttgtggtccaggtgTAGGTGTGGTTGTAAGTCGTGGCCCAGGTGGAGGTAGATGTGGtgttccacctggaggttgtggtccaggtggaggtggaggtcgtaTTCCACACAGtggttgtggtccaggtggaggtggaagtCTTGTTTCAAATGGAGATTCCGGTCCAGGTGGAGGTATAGCTGAAAGTCGTGGTCccggtggaggtggaggtggtgttccacctggaggttgtggtccaggtggTGGTGTAGTTGtaagtcgtggtccaggtggaggtggaggtcgtgttcCAAATGGAGGTtctggtccaggtggaggtggaggttgtATTCCACATGCaggttgtggtccaggtggaggtgtggctggaagtcgtggtccaggtggaggtggagatcGTGTTCCACATGGTGATTCTGGTGCAGTTGGTGGTGGAGCGAGAAGTCGTGGTCCAGAtggaggtggaggtcgtgttcCACATGGAGGTTGTGgttcaggtggaggtggaggtcgtgttcCACATAGAGGTTGTGGTGCAGTTGGAGGTAGAACTgaaagtcgtggtccaggtggaggtggaggtcgtgttcCAAATGGAGGTTGTTGTGCAGGTGAAGTTGGAGCTGGAAGTCGtgctccaggtggaggtggaggtcgtgttTCACATGGAGGTCcaggtccaggtggaggtggatcTGGAAGTCGttgtccaggtggaggtggagatcGTGGTCCAAATGGAGGTTGTagtgcaggtggaggtggaggtggtgttccacctggaggttttggtccaggtggaggtggagccgTAAGTCGTGGTacaggtggaggtggagctgtaagtcgtggtccaggtggaggtggagctggAAGTCGTTCTCCAG contains:
- the LOC143650968 gene encoding uncharacterized protein LOC143650968; amino-acid sequence: MGCLLHLGSVLGLGFHLHFQLDLCLYLHFDGHLHLENDFQLHLHLDHDLQLHLHLYHDLRLHLHLDQNLQVEHHLHLHLHYNLHLDHDLHLHLDNDFQIHLHLDLDLHVKHDLHLHLEHDFQLQLHLHNNLHLEHDLHLHLDHDFQFYLQLHHNLYVEHDLHLHLNHNLHVEHDLHLHLDHDFSLHHQLHQNHHVEHDLHLHLDHDFQPHLHLDHNLHVEYNLHLHLDQNLHLEHDLHLHLDHDLQLHHHLDHNLQVEHHLHLHRDHDFQLYLHLDRNLHLKQDFHLHLDHNHCVEYDLHLHLDHNLQVEHHIYLHLGHDLQPHLHLDHNLQVEHHLHLHLDHDFQLYLHLDRNCHLEYDLHFHLDHNFQVHLHLDHDFQFHLHLHHNLQVEHHLHLHLDHNHCVEYDLHLHLDHNLQVEHHIYLHLGHDLQPHLHLDHNLQMEHHLHLHLDHDFQLYLHLDRNCHLEYDLHFHLDHNFQVHLHLDHDFQFHLHLHHNLQVDHHLHLHLDHNHCVEYDLHLHLDHNLQVEHHIYLHLDHDLQPHLHMDHNLQVEHHIYLHLNHDFQPHLHLDQNLHLEHDLHLHLDHDLWNTTSTST